A segment of the Cololabis saira isolate AMF1-May2022 chromosome 3, fColSai1.1, whole genome shotgun sequence genome:
CATCTTTAACCCATCATGATGTGAAGTAGCGGTAAGCTTTGGTACTTTAAAAGCTTTGAGAGCTTCGCCGGTGTATGGAGAAGGATTGTGGACCAGGTAGATATATATGTCCGCAAACGAcaaatctggcaggtttttggcagactggagtggagtcagtaattgattagatATTAGATACGGATCGAAACCTAAAGTGTCAATTTTCTGTAGATACCGTTCTTCTGGAGTtaagtgagttattaggtgagacgtcatattggctgcgcgacggaaaggtcctcggtcggtcctcaagatggcgctgacaacaaaaaatgtcacgtgactgaaacCCATACAGAAGCATGTACAAGTTGTATCGTATAATAAATTACAGTAGGAATAATAGGAATAACCATAGGAATAATCATTCTAATATAAAGTATATGGAAGTTTCTTtccagaaaaaaatatttacttagacaaaataacatattagcATAactaaaaatcacaaaaaaaaattaagtggcTACTTATTCGTATTGCGATTATATCTGTATTTCAGTCAGAATTCCTGATTTCAACTGCGTTTCAACTGAAAAGTCAAAAGGTCAGAAATCCAGCTTGTAAAGTCTTGGAAATCTCAACTTCACTGATGTCAGaatctcacaaaaaaaaaaaaaaagggtttgtatgtgtacgTATGTGtatcatatgtattttatattaacAATGTAcgtatataccggtatatatgcCTTaagttcttaccagcatggtattaaccattaatatgtgtgcagacaaaaaaaaaaaaaaagaatctaacATGGTTGCTACTTGCATCAACAAAGTAAACATTTAGCTAAAGTTTAGAAACAGTTCCGTCTTGTTATACTCATATTAAGTCTGCTTTTGAAACAGTGGATGTGGTGCTGTGCTGTCAGTATGTGATATATACTATGCACAGTGTTGTTATGAATTAGTATTACTGACAATGGCCGGCAACAGTAACAGCTAGTCTGAGATCTGGACAGGTTCATGGCAAATTTGACTTTCCTATGAGCACCCATGTTTCACCTGACTTTTCAACTGGAATAAGTTGGGTGTGatgtcattcccagttccgacttcccatgtaaacggaaAACATACCAGTTATAAATTCACATACATGGAGCTGCCTACGTGCGGGTCATATGATAATACATGGAGTTAACAGCCTCTACAGATAGCCACTTTCACATACAGTGAAAGCTACTGTGACAGCATGTTGTAGGTTCACAGGAACGTCTTTTGATTTCAAATGAGATACCTGGAATCAACGCCAGACCTCCCTTGCTGATGAAGACATAAGTAAATGAttcatatatgtatattaaatGCCATTTGAACCAAACGTTTAAAACATCGGACTGTGAAAGAGTGTTTTACATGTTACAAGTTGTATTGCCTATCACAATCTGGATCCACCAATCTGGATACAAAACCCTCCAATTAAAGTTGACTCGGCATTTTTGGCTCATAGTCATTATTAACTTCAATGTGTATTTGATAAGCTCcagtaacaaaaaaacaaaactattgTTATTGTGGAAATACTTCTACTttgacctatatatatatatatatatatatatatatatatagacatgaTCTTAGATTTACCCCAAATTCATGCATGAGCTGAACGAGAGAGTCTCCAACAAACAGGACATCAGGCTCTCTGTCTTTGCTGTCAGATACAAAGCGCTTGTGCTAgggaaaggagaagaaaaataacagTTATGCTTTCATATTCTTTATACAAGAAACAAGCATCACAGGTGAAGTTATTGCACAGAAAACCTAAAATTACGTTAGATATTTTACATGAAAAGTGTTGGCATACAATAatggaatttcttttttttttttttgtaatgtagCAATATATGTAATATCAGTACATATTCTCTGGGAATATGATTCAAACCTAAAAAAagacatatacacaaacatctAAGCAAAGGTCCAGATGTACTTAATAGAGCAATAACGTATTTCTTTTATAAAGGCGAACAAAAACTAAAAGACAATTTCAGTACTTTGTGAAATGCAGGGCCGGGAGTAAATATAAGAATAACATTATTTAACATACAAGGGACATCCATCGTCCGTCTCCCTGGATGTCTTCACAGGGAGTGGGTGTGGCGGCTGGGTTTGAATCCTCTGCACTCATGACTTGGCTCTACCTGTCTTGGAAAGCAGTCACGTTGAGTTTCTGATATTGTTGGCAACGGAAACAGCCCAGTGAAGTAACAGCCTTCGCCTGTCTCCCCAAAGGCTGCTGGAACCTATGGCGCTGCACTCAATTAGCCACAATAGCTAGCCTTCTTGCTGGAGCACAAGATATGCTTTATTTACAAGACAACGGGCAGCAAAGGCACCAGATTGCTACTTAAAAGTCTGTATCATGCAAAACTGAGATATATGCGTCTACAAATTGTGTCTAAATCCAGAGATATTATTAAGTAAGAGTTACCATTAAATCAAAATACCGTTTTCTCCCAATTCAGCTTCAGGAAGTTACTATTGCCGCCTGTACCATTATCACCTAATGGGGAACAACATGATTTCGAGTATTTAAGTATATTACGATATTAATATCACCATTacattgttttgtgttttattttgaaacaataaacatctaaaTTGAAAATAAAGCACGGTGGCACTAAGATAACTTGTTAAACATTTGGACAGGGTTACCCCCTTTTCCGGGAAAAATAGATTCGCCCATGGAGTGTTCATAGGAGTCAGTGCTGCGCGCATGCGCTGTTGCCGAGCAACGAAATATTCATCTGGTATTGAAAACACGACAACGGACTATTTCGGTAAGAAACGGGTTTTTggttaaatttttttaatttgtttataaATGTTTCTGcgcaaaatgtatatttaagtGAGTTCCATGTTTTGAAAGTTACAGAGAGCTTCTGCGTGAAGTTACGCCTGCAGTTGTAACgtcgtaaggctgatttatgggtccgcgttaaatcgacgcagagcctacgccgtagggtacgcgtacactacgccgtaggctctgcgttggtgtaacgcagaaccataaattagcctGTACACGTGATTTTCATATCAAATTGCACCTGATGGTTAAACTGCTTGTTAATCACAGGCTGAAAGAAATGCTAAACTATCGGCTCATCGGTTACCGCAAGTCGGGAAGTCGCTCAGATGTCGCACACACAAGATGAAACGGTTAGTGGTATAAATAAGTGTTTACTAAATTATGTGAGACGAGTCTATTTTGTTTTACATATTCATGTTTCCTTGTGTACGTTAACTTTGTCATCCATTTTGTCATTAAATCCCGTATTAaataattttacacttttatttttcatttccagCTTTACTACATtatggttttattttgtgtcaCAACTATGTTGCCAAGTCCCTGTAAAGTAAATAAGGGACAGCTCATCAGcagccttcacccttcctggcgtggtgaatttttttagccccttttttggtgagtgaaacgatttttttaactatttgactcgaacctgaattgaattagatgctgatttttgaatgccatgaacacatggaaaacaaattattatccagcaattcactttaatacaaaataacaaaatgaactgaataaaataagtatctttcttaaacagaaacctgtcctgcttaacttaaaattgtatacattaatataaaacatctcCTTCAAGTCTGCCCTAAAAAGCCACCTACAGGAGGTTGCTACTCGTAACTGGGAATAATCAAAGCCTCTACTGCACATCCCGCTGTTCCTTCTGATTATtgcttcttgtttttgttttttttgttttgttttctgcttttgttttgtattacctagcttattctatttgtcGCATCACCTTTTAGTCTCTCTcggtgcaaaataacagtaattccccccttttcttttttttttttacaatcttccctacaaagtactgcttcttacctgtatgtcattcaatgttatatgagttaaaaaaggtctccaatgtaaacaagtgtaatgctttcttggaataatgccttttagttgactttgtatcagcgaatctgtactgtcatgaaactgtacctgatcctatgcaattcttctaataaattcttcaatcaaacaatagaaagaaagcagaacatccattctgtaatagtgcacatttttagtgcaataacaaaagtgcaaacagaaagtctatagaaaacttgtaaacacatttgtgcctcaaaggccatgactgtaggctacagttgtagtaaaacagaaaaaaataacttgtgaactcaacagctcaatgccattttccattggcattttatgactatgtttTGACTCTCTCattaatacgggacaaagtgcgtcccttttcagctccatACAGGAcgtgtactttagtttataaatacgggacgattgcgtttttcaagggacggttggcaacccgaGTCATAACTTTCTGTAGTCATGTTCTTTAATTTTTAAGTACAACAAGACTTATTAAAGAAACTGTCTTTGCAGGAAAtggttcaatatttttttttttatcacaacCCCAGAATACATGAATAATAGGCAGAGATTTGTAGCTCTGTAAAGCTTTTGGAAGACACCAAACTCAAAGACCTGACAGAGCAGAGGTCTCATTTTTATGTGAGCATCTGTAGAGGGAGCTCAATGTTATTAATCATGCTTGGAAACCACTCAAATTGGATGAGCTGACACTATTTGAATTTAAATAAAGCTTAAATCCCTCAAAAGTTGTGTGCCTACTAAGGTAGGAACTACTGTAAAATGTTTATCAATAGTAAGCTTCAAAGGTTCcactatttattattatttgtcaaAGAGATATCAATTTTGGCCttagtgtttttgttttagttaaacacatcagtaaaatattttcatttagCTAAGCGgggattttcaaaaaaaaacaaacatttacgcTTTTGGTTATGGAAAGgatattgatttgttggtttgatTTGGGTTTGTGTAACTATATATGTGGCACAGATGAGCTGAGTCTGACTCTCTACCAAAGCATCACTGATGTAGACAGGAGTGTCAGTTGATATGTCATGCCCACTAGCCCACTACCACATCCCTGATTTAGCTGAGGTTAAGTATTGGTTTATCTTCACACCACTGGGACAGGTGCGCTTCCTCTCTCTTCACTGTCTTGTTGTTGGAGTTGAAACCCAGCGTATCTGCGTTGTCAGCAAATGTCACAATGGGATTTGAGCTTACGAGTTATGGATATTGGAGTGTGAACAACAGGGGGCTCAGAAGAACAATTGCTTTTGAAGATTGTCctgtaaatgtatattttatagATATTACTTTTTTTGTCAATTTCACATATGAGTATATTGATATATGCATTGTGTAATACTCATGAAATCGTAAATATTTTGATTTATAATTCACAAAGTTAAACTTCTTTGGCTCTCTGTACAAGGACTAAATGAGCCATATAGTCTtctttatgttatttatgtGCGCATATGGACATAATTATAGTGAGTCTGTGGAAAAATGACTATAAAAGAAACTACATTTGAACCTATACTATTGCTACACTCATGTTTGCAGAACTATAGGACAGACTTCCTGTGAATGCGCAGCTTTGTGGTCTGATGTGCTGATGTGTCAGTATTTTAGaggggttttttgtttttttactggaTTTTATTTTAACCACCACTGGTTCTTTGAAATAATAATCAGTATTGCTGCATTTGTATGAAGCTATCGGTATGCATGACATTTCCCTGTGGGTAAATTCATAATGTTGAACTGCTGGGAAAAACATCTGATGTGGATTACAATATATTGTTTAACATTTTACCATGACCCATGGATTAATGTAAAAACCTTTATCTAACTTGAGTACAACAATATTCTGTGGTGGTCTCTTATCTGTAAATGTATTTCCAAGTAAATTACTTCTATTGTTTTCCCCCACAGAATCATCAGCATGCAGCACATTTGTGGCAAGGCTTCATCTGAAAAGGTCTTGAATGTGTGTAATGAAGCTTCAAAACCAAGAGATAAACAGTGCTCTGCAGGGAAAGCATTTAACCACTATAGGGAGACAGATCGGCAGCATAAAGTAAAACGTCTAAAGACCCGCAAAGAGAGATGCCAGACGAAAGGTGTTTGGAAAGAGAACTCAAAAACAAAATCACATCACCATCACTGCCATCGTCAAAGCAGGACAGACATGGCATTTTTCCGGAACTGCTGTCATAATAGCTGTCACCAGACATCAAGGAAAAATACTCCTATTTCAAGCACCGTTCCTGGCCCACAGGAGCCCAGTATCATCACAGATAACCGCCTCCTAGGACACCATGGCCTTTTTAACCGTGAGGTGAAGTCCATTGATATTGAACGCTTGCTTAGCACGCATAACAAGCGGAAACAAATTGGACAGCAAGTGGAAAAAAAGAGCAGTGATACTATGCATCTGTCTATGGATGATGTGGTAGGTGCTGATGCTGGCAATATTATGCCATCTGAAAAGAAAGAGGACCCTGCTGCAAAAACCGATGATGACAACCAAGAAGTAGAAGTGAAAACCCATCAGTTTGATAATCAGGGATCTAATGGTTCACCTATTCAGAGACAACAGGAACAGCTTGATCTTTCATCTGGAAGCTGTAAAAGCAAACTCTCATGTAAACGCAACATTCAGAATTTAAAAACGACAAACACCAACAACAATGTCCCCTCTGGAAAGGACTCTGAGACTCCCTTAGCTAAAAGAAACAATGTGAAAACTTTAAACCTTGACGTTAAAAGACACGCTATTTCTGATCTAGAACAACCCCATGAGAACCGGGATCACCACACTCAAACAGACGGCGTCAACCCAAATTATTTTCCACTTTCCAGTTCACCTACTACTGACAGTTTTGACATACTGCGCCGAAAACAAGATCCTGAATATGTATCAGAGTCCGTCAGTGCACTGGCCGCACAGTTATGTGAGCGTCTGCATCTACCACTTCTGAAAAGGAGAAATCTGTTGTCAGAGAGCAGAAAGGAGCTGTTGAAATCCCTGAAGGAGAGGCACGGATCCTCGCTGCAAGCAAACCTCAGTGAAGTGCAGCAGTGGGTCAGGTTTGGGAAGTGTCCCTCACAGACCACGCGGGACCAAGAGTCTACAACGATGGAAGAAGATGAGCTTTTGTCTACAAGTAATTTATCAACATGCTGTTTAGAcattattttttatcatttacaTTTATGCTTTTCTATTTACCATTTATAAGAGACATTAAGGTTTACAGTTTTAACCATTTAATTTGGACAATTCAGCTGAACTAGAAATAGCAAGCATGACTTTGTCTAGTAGGTGAAAACTGTAGTTATTTCATAACTTTATTATACAACTAACATGACTCAAGTTTAGTGACACATGATGCTATTTTATATAGTTATCTGTTGTGTAAGTAGTTATTGGGCTTGAATTCAATAAACAGTTTTCTAACTTCATTTGAATTAGAGAGAGCACATTGGTTTTATAAAAAACTATTCAAGAAAATGTGTTGGTATGTTAAGCCATAAACATTTGCAAACCTTTTAAAATATCATATACAATGTTTGAATAAAACTTGAATATTCTTAAATCTATAAATTATACATGAAATAAGGATTCCCTAGGAATCTATAATCACTGATGTTTTTTGTCATGTGTGCTATATTGTCCACTTCGTTTTTCAGACTAATGTATCAACAAAAACTTGCCCTCtgcaaagaaaacacattttgtaGGTTTATTTATACTCTAACCTTTTTTTCAGATAAACTCTTCTATATTTTGGTAGTTTCAGTTTATGTtatgaaaagtgtttttaagGGTCCTTAAAACTGTCTATGAAAAAGTACAAATCTATCTTTAAAAGCGTTCATATGAGGAGTTGAATGAGTGGACCAGCATTCATGTCAGTTTGTTTGGTTATAGTAGtcagtatttattattataattattgtttgtgtttccttttttttttagatgcatCCACCAAAATCAACAGAAGTAAACATTTTAACTGGAAGCCCAGTCCACTGCCACGCCAGAGTCTGCACCAGGTAAGACCCTAAAGATCTGATTATGTTAACATTTGTGTGGCAAACATGCTATCTAAAAGTTATAATCATGTCAACTTGGTCTTAACTGTCAAGAGTTCTCCTGTTCGTTCATCACTTTCCACCCACTTGAACGTACCTTCCTCACTGTTTACCATATTGCAATACCAGTTACAGCAGTCTTTACACAGGGgtttttttacatgtatttatatttgctTAGTTTTTTGTATTCACTTGGAATAGTAAGATGAGGTGGGGAATATTCAATTGATTTCATTTTGCAATTACAGTAGTATTCCTGCGTATTTGATCTTTTAAATGTATACAACCACTTACTTATTCAGGTTATTTTGATCAGTCTTTATTATCAGTTTGGCATGATCAAAAGAATCACTAATGAAATCATGCTTTCTTGTGTTTCATGTCAAGACTGCTGAGTGGGTGGCAAACCCCCTGGATATCTCTGCCAATCTTTCGGATGAATCCTTCATACCAAGTTTGTCTCCCCAGTTCTACATGGATTTTGAGCAGTATGGGAGTTCAGCAAGTGGGTTGTTTTCTCAATCTCCCACCTCATGCCGAGAAGTGAAAGCCTCAGCTTTTGATCACTGGGAAGACACTTCCAGGAAGTCAAACGGTGGAGAGTCACTATTTTTGgattcatttaaaaacaatttaatGAACCACACTATAGAAGTTGGGGAGAGTAGCCAGAGACCACAGTATCACTGCAGGAACATCCAGCCCTTGTTTCCCTACCAAGCACATCTGCCAGATGGACAATCAGAGGAACCACTGCACTTTAGGCAGGACGAGCAAGACCCATTTGGACCTGACAGGCACTCATTTGTTCCCTTTTTTCCTGCCCAAGTTCACCGTTCTCCTCAGAGAAGCCAACTCCAGCCTTTCAGCCAATTCAGTCAAAGTTCAGCTTGCACAAGTTTCAGGTCCCATCACATTGACATGATGCATTACCCCCCATCCCACATGATTGAAAACAGCCCAGCACCTCCTAGTTCTTCTTTCCCCAGCCCTGATCGCTGGGCTTTTCCTCCTATGAGACTGTACTAGTGTGGGAAAGCTCAGCATGGAGACATGACtgtgaacatttttttaatttgtacaatttttattagaaatatcattaaaatcaacaaaaaacTTCTGTCATCACAAGAACTGCTGCTTCTTTTTGTTACACATATTCACCAGATTTTTTGCACAAGctgaaacatttattttctatGCAAAAAAGCATTAGTCATTTgttaaactttttcttttttcccctaaacttAATAAAGAGTGCATTTGATTGTGTATAATAGACAATTTTGATTAgtattaaacataaaacttaacaTAAAAGCTCAATCACAATCACTGAATGAGATTGCAGATACATGTATATAAGGAGGGATATATTACTCATTTATGTAGATTCAATCTATGACAAGCAAAATGGCAATTGACATGTTGAGAGGTTTCTTATGAATAAAAAGTCTCTTTTTCAAGGTAGTAGGTAATAATTTTCATCAGATGAGTGATCCTCAAAgagttcattttttttactttctggaGCGTGATCATTAATGTCATTTTCTTCAGTTTCCTGTCTGCTCTTTGTTCTGATCGCCCTGCGCAGCTGATTCCAGAACAGCTCTTGGGCCTGAACAGGATTTGTGCAATCTGAGCCAGGCCACTGCAGATAAGTCTTTTTCAGCATCACTTTCCTCATGCGGTGATAGGATGACAGCTGCCTCCCAGAGATCGGCTCCAGAAACACAAGCAGAAGAACATCTCTGTATTCGTCAAAGAGTCTGTAGCTGGCGAGTTGAATTTCCAGGGAACACCACTCACTTCGCAGGAAGTTCCTGGATACCACGCAGATAGTTTTACGGCTGCTGTACACCGCGTTGACAATATTGTCCACGATGTCACGGCCCAACTCAAAGTCTCTGTGATGTAGACAGAGTTTAAAAGATGATCCATGCCCCTCCAGGTTGGGTAGTAAATAATCCATGACCCACTCTTCATCAGAGGAGTTATAGGAGATAAATGCATCATATTTGCAATTTTCCTCCTCGTCTCTGATTCTGCTCCAATGGTCACTAAACCAAGAGCGGAACACATAATAACCATACTTAACTTTCCAGTAAAGTTTAACATAAAGTAAAGGAGTAAGTGTAAAAAGCAAGATTGCAGCTGCAGTGCTGAAGAACATGTACTCTCCTATATCCAAGTAACAAACTTTGGTGTCAAAGTTGTAGAATTTGTTTCGTTTCCCCTGTTGGCAGGGCATATTGTAGAGATAGACTACCTGAACATTTGGATTATGCACGGTATAGTTTTGCAACAAGATGTTCGTACAGGTGCAACTCAAAGGAATATCGCGGATGTCAATGTAGCTGAGTTTAGGTAAACTCTCTAGTGCATCTACAGGAATACTGTGCATCACATTGCGGTTGAGCTGAAGGGTGCGTAACTGTGTAAGATTTCCAAAAACCTCCTTGGAGAAGTTCTGAATACCCATATTTTCCACCACGAGCTTGGTCaaattttttagatttttaaagacTCCTGGTTGTAACTGTGCCACACCACCAACACAGCAGTTATCTAGCGTGAGGAACTGTAAGCTCGTCAGATCATCAAAGGTTTCCGGATCGAGACGAAAGATGTTATTGTGGGTGAGATACAAAGATTTCAGGGAATGCAGTCCGCGGAATAAATTATAAGGCAAAATGGTGAGGCCATAAGGCCGCTGCTTATCCAATTTCAGGTCCCTGAGTTTGCTGAAGTTCGTAAATGGTGATGGGACATTTTCTTTGAGAAAGCGGATCTGATTACTTTGTAAATCTAGCACTGTGAGCGTGTTTTGGAATTCATGGTAGAACGAAGTGTCGATCTGTTTTAGGCTGTTTCCATCGAGATAGAGTTTGGACAAGCTTTTTAACCCACTGAAGCCAGATGCCTGAAATTGCGTGATTTTATTACCTCCGAGGTCCAGTATTGTTAAATTTCTCAGGTTTTGGAAAATCCCGTTGAATATAACAGAAATCCGATTGTTGCGTAGATTAAGGGTTTTCAGGTTGACATTGTCCGCAAATGTTTCATTAAACAAGTCAGTCAACAGGTTATTATCCAGTCTGAGAGTCTCTAGCTTCGTTAATCCTTTAAGGGCTTCACGGTCTAAAAAAGCAATGTTGTTTATGTTGAGTTTCAGCACCTTGAGATTTTGTGTCTGAATGAAAGCAAAGGAGTTGACTATGAGGATGCGATTGTAACGATAGCTCAGGTCTTCCAGTTTTTCGAAAAAATACATCCTGTGTTGATCACAAGATGGGATCTCGGTAAGGTGGTTGTGCTCTGCACTGAATTTAGTGATGCGTTTTTGTCCCCCGAGAAAATTCAAGCACCCTATGTTCCTCAGTTGGTTGTGGGATAAATCCAGAGCCCCTGTAATATTAGGACAATTGAACAGTGTCTGTTTTGTAATATTCTCAATCCCATTACTATTTAGTCTTAAATATTTAATCCATCTGACCTTTTTCTCCAGTGATGCGCATAGTTCATTGAGCAGGCTGTCATTCTTTAAACCAGTCCCAGAGAAATTAATATGACCCGCACTGACATTACTGATGTTTAATAACTGCACGACTTTAACACTTGTTGACTGTAAACCCAGATAGTTTAAATTTCTCAAGTCCACTCCTTGAAAAGCTGTCGCCGGGAGATGTAAATTAAATGACAAGTCCAACATTTTAACAGAACTGAGAAATGATGGGTCGCAGCCTAATGTTTTCAGGTTATTTCTACATAGAAACAACTTAGTGAGGGATTTGGGTAAAGACACATTTGAGTGACTGAGAGACGTCAAATTGTTATAGCAAAGGTCCAGTACCATGAGTTTATCTAGATGTGATACAGATTTAGTAATTCCTGAGAAATCCTTCAGAAGGTTATCCTTCAGAAGTAATTTGCTTAGAttaagaagagaagagaaaatgcCCTCAGGGAGCTCCTTTAACGTGTTATTTTCCAACGACAGGAAGGTGAGGTTGTGAAGGTCCTCAAACAGAAGAGGTCGGAGCTCTGACAAGTTGTTGAACGACAGATTTAGAGATTGGAGATCATGCAGATTTTGGAAGGCTTGCTCATCGATGACTCTCAGCTTATTTTGATCCATCCTGAGGTTCTGAAGGTTTGAAAGATGAGCAAAGCTGCTGTTATGAATTTTCCACGCATAGGTAAAGGAGATGTTCAGAGTTGTGGCCGATGGTGGCAGGTCGCTTATTATAGCAGATATGTTCTGTACTTGTCGATGCAAGCAGCCAAAACTTTTACCATCCAGGTGTGCTATGCAGTTGCGAAAGCTGTAGCCACTAATGAGTTGAATAGCACTAAGAAAAAGTGCAACCACAGATAGGTGAACAGTTAGGGAAGCCATTTGGTCTTGTTGTGGTCCAGAAATACAGTACTTCAAAGGGTTTCAGTAGGGTCGCTGATGGACATGCCTTTGAACAAGACCTGCAGATGAACGAGGTGCAGGAATCTGAAAGCACAGTATTTTCAAATCGGACTTTAAAGTTCTTATACAGTGCACCATCTTTCTAAGCAGAACAGTCTAATAACAGGACTTTAAACAGGATATGCATGCAGAACCACTCAAATTGTACATGTCATTGTTTTTGTCATTAAAGGGTGTGTTAGTGAAATAATTTAAGAAATTATTTTAATGCTATTATGTCTTTCTGTATGAACAAAAGTATTATTTACTATACAATAAAACTCACAGagcacacaataaaagctgattcTTTAAATTACGAAGTCAAACAGTGTGTCTTACCAGAGGCAAACTGCTGTTTCACCTGTTACTCGTAGCCGTCTCAGTCAGAAGCTTATCCTGAGCTGTAGCTTTTCTCCTTGTTTTTTCTGAGAAACTGAAACGTATTAATACAAAAATCTTGTTTCCTCTTAGCAAATGCTTTCATATCCCTTTTCTCCTGCGGTTCTTCCTTCACCCACAACAGTAGTGGCGTGTGTTCAAATCCACACAATTTGAACACACGCCACCACACGCCAAAACATTTTGAACAGTTTGAAGTCGTTAATCAAAAAGCATTTAATTGTGAGTTGCTCTCCAGACTGCAGCAGAAATACAACACACAGGACGTCAATGTAAAGAGAGAGATATTGCTATTGTTATGCTGTGCTAAAATTAATGTGCCAAATCATTTTTCCTTCCCTTATTTGCCAAACATATAATATTAAGCTTATTTG
Coding sequences within it:
- the tlr21 gene encoding toll-like receptor 21, with product MASLTVHLSVVALFLSAIQLISGYSFRNCIAHLDGKSFGCLHRQVQNISAIISDLPPSATTLNISFTYAWKIHNSSFAHLSNLQNLRMDQNKLRVIDEQAFQNLHDLQSLNLSFNNLSELRPLLFEDLHNLTFLSLENNTLKELPEGIFSSLLNLSKLLLKDNLLKDFSGITKSVSHLDKLMVLDLCYNNLTSLSHSNVSLPKSLTKLFLCRNNLKTLGCDPSFLSSVKMLDLSFNLHLPATAFQGVDLRNLNYLGLQSTSVKVVQLLNISNVSAGHINFSGTGLKNDSLLNELCASLEKKVRWIKYLRLNSNGIENITKQTLFNCPNITGALDLSHNQLRNIGCLNFLGGQKRITKFSAEHNHLTEIPSCDQHRMYFFEKLEDLSYRYNRILIVNSFAFIQTQNLKVLKLNINNIAFLDREALKGLTKLETLRLDNNLLTDLFNETFADNVNLKTLNLRNNRISVIFNGIFQNLRNLTILDLGGNKITQFQASGFSGLKSLSKLYLDGNSLKQIDTSFYHEFQNTLTVLDLQSNQIRFLKENVPSPFTNFSKLRDLKLDKQRPYGLTILPYNLFRGLHSLKSLYLTHNNIFRLDPETFDDLTSLQFLTLDNCCVGGVAQLQPGVFKNLKNLTKLVVENMGIQNFSKEVFGNLTQLRTLQLNRNVMHSIPVDALESLPKLSYIDIRDIPLSCTCTNILLQNYTVHNPNVQVVYLYNMPCQQGKRNKFYNFDTKVCYLDIGEYMFFSTAAAILLFTLTPLLYVKLYWKVKYGYYVFRSWFSDHWSRIRDEEENCKYDAFISYNSSDEEWVMDYLLPNLEGHGSSFKLCLHHRDFELGRDIVDNIVNAVYSSRKTICVVSRNFLRSEWCSLEIQLASYRLFDEYRDVLLLVFLEPISGRQLSSYHRMRKVMLKKTYLQWPGSDCTNPVQAQELFWNQLRRAIRTKSRQETEENDINDHAPESKKNELFEDHSSDENYYLLP
- the si:dkey-250k15.4 gene encoding uncharacterized protein si:dkey-250k15.4, producing the protein MQHICGKASSEKVLNVCNEASKPRDKQCSAGKAFNHYRETDRQHKVKRLKTRKERCQTKGVWKENSKTKSHHHHCHRQSRTDMAFFRNCCHNSCHQTSRKNTPISSTVPGPQEPSIITDNRLLGHHGLFNREVKSIDIERLLSTHNKRKQIGQQVEKKSSDTMHLSMDDVVGADAGNIMPSEKKEDPAAKTDDDNQEVEVKTHQFDNQGSNGSPIQRQQEQLDLSSGSCKSKLSCKRNIQNLKTTNTNNNVPSGKDSETPLAKRNNVKTLNLDVKRHAISDLEQPHENRDHHTQTDGVNPNYFPLSSSPTTDSFDILRRKQDPEYVSESVSALAAQLCERLHLPLLKRRNLLSESRKELLKSLKERHGSSLQANLSEVQQWVRFGKCPSQTTRDQESTTMEEDELLSTNASTKINRSKHFNWKPSPLPRQSLHQTAEWVANPLDISANLSDESFIPSLSPQFYMDFEQYGSSASGLFSQSPTSCREVKASAFDHWEDTSRKSNGGESLFLDSFKNNLMNHTIEVGESSQRPQYHCRNIQPLFPYQAHLPDGQSEEPLHFRQDEQDPFGPDRHSFVPFFPAQVHRSPQRSQLQPFSQFSQSSACTSFRSHHIDMMHYPPSHMIENSPAPPSSSFPSPDRWAFPPMRLY